The nucleotide window TTTGCTCTGAAGTCTCTTTATGTTCTCCCTTGCTATTGTAACATCAGCCTTGTTTGCCGCTATTATTATTGGCTTAGAGACTTCCCTTAATTTTGAGCTAAACTTTCTTAGTCCTTCTTCTCCCCATTGAAGAAGCTTGACGTTCTCTAAACCACTTGCCTTGAGAGCTTTAATGAGATGTTTTCTGTTTACGGAGAGACCAGAGACTTTAGTTAAGAGTGATTCTATAATATCCTTACCGCTGAGATCAGTTGTTCTAGCAAACTTTTCCCAGTCTTTCTTTAATATCGAAAAGAACCATTCATCTATTTCTTTGGTAACAAATTCAATATCAGCTTCAGGATCCCTCGAACCTGGTTGTATAGCAACACCTTCTTCGTTTGTGGAACCGCTTGCGTCTATTACATGTATTAATACATCGGCCTTCCGTAAGTCGTCGAGGAACTTGTTCCCAAGTCCTCTTCCCTCGTGGGCGCCCGGTATCAACCCAGCAACGTCCACTAGCTTGATTGGAATGAATCTGTAGTCTTCTACGCAAATAGAGTTCTTTGGGTTGCAGACTACCTTCAGTTCAGTATGGACACATTTTTTCTTAGCATAAGCGATACCAACGTTGGGCTCAATGGTAACAAAAGGTCTGTTAGCTATTTCGACGTCTAACATGGTTGCAGAGGCGAAGAACGTGCTCTTTCCAACGTTAGTTTTCCCTATTAATCCAACTGTTATCATGGTGTTTCTAGACATAATTAGGTACCGTTCAGTTTTTAAGTAGATGATGATTACCACTATAGGAGAAAGATTATGGTAGCTTCGGCTTACTCATTTATGTCGAAAACGTGGTCTAGCGATGGCTGGAATAATGTGATGAAGAAGAGGTTAGTACTTTGGAGGAGCCAGAACACGGTTACAAGAATTGATAAACCTACTAGAATTGATAGGGCGAGGTCTCTGGGATACAAGGCTAAGCAAGGAATAGTCGTGGTTAGAGTAAAGGTCGAGAAAGGAGGTATGGAAAAGCAGAGACCGAATAGTGGAAGGAGACCAAAAAGAATGGGAGTTTACGGTTTCTCTCCAGCCAAAAGTCTGCAATTTATAGCAGAGGAGAAGGCAGCCAAAAAGTATCCTAATTTGGAGGTGTTGGGGAGTTATTATGTCGCAGAAGATGGTTTATATAAATATTATGAGATAATACTCGTAGATCCCAACCATCCAGTTATAGCCTCTGATCCCACATTAAAATGGGTCAGAAATCCCGCTAACAATGGAAGGGTATTTAGAGGGTTGACTTCATCTGGAAGAAGAAGCAGGGGTCTTCTCAGATCCAGAGGTCTGAAGGGTACTCCGCACCAGAAGATAGTTAAAAAGTTGAAGGAGAGGGAACAAAAGAAAAGACATGAAGCTTCTAGGTATTATAGGCTAGCCAATTATGATAGAGTTCCAGGAAAGTAAATCATGAGAATAAACAAGATTTCAGCCTCAGTTTTTTGCTATTCGACTGAGGATGAGGCTAGGGTACGAGATGCTCTATTACTTCTTTTTAATAACGTGATCCAGGACAATGAAATTCTAAGGATAAAAGTGGAAGGTCATTACGGTGATCCAATCATTACCCTGAAAGCCGACCTAGAGGGTAAAAGAGCTACAGACGCTACTTCGTATCTTTTGTCTAAGCTAGATACTGCGGACATAGTTTACCTTCTCTCTACGATTACTAGCAGGAGCCAGGGGAATAGGATTTACATTAGGGTAGATAAGCAGGCTCTAATCTCTCAAAGGAAGGTCCTACTTAAGGACGGAGAGGATGTCATAAAAATAGTTCTAAGTCTCAAGGACAATATAAAGGAATTTATGGAGGTTCTGAAACAACTTGCTAGTGGAAACATGTCTGTTTAACATTGACATTAAAGGCGTCCTAGACTCGCTTGGCTATAATGCGTACCTTTTGGAATCCAAAGTGAAAGTGAAGGATATTACTTTAAATGATGTAAGGATGAGAAAGACATTTCTTCATGAGAGGGAATTTAATCGGTATTTTTCAAAAAATTCCAATACAATTTACTTCGTTAAACCTTCAAGTAGATCTGCCATAATAAAGGCTCTAAACGATCCCAGGGTGAACGGAATTTCGGTTGACAATTCTAATTACAAGTTAGTTAAGAAGAATTTATTAAATTTATCGATATCGAATAAGAAATATTTAGAGATTATACTAAATAGTTCATCATCGGAGGTTATAAGAAGGGCTATAGAGTGGGGGTATAGAGGAGCGAGGACTATTTTTTCAATATGTGTAGAAAAAGTCTCCGACATATGGTCGCCCCTCAGTGTCTTTAATTATCTGATACTTCACGGTGCATCACCTAGTTACGTAGCGTCATGGTTATTCACATATCCATCGGAGCTGTTCATCAATGGAACAAATGTATATTGATCTAGGATTTCTAGTATGGTTAACTTTACTTTCTGTTATAATTTTTTATAGAACTAGAAATTCTAGAATTCCCATAATATCGTATAAAGAAAAAAAGATTCGAAAAAATAAAAAAAGATATGTAGTATTCAGGATATTGACTTCATCAAAGAGTATAGACCCTTCACAAATTGAATTCGCGGTGAGGAATGCTGTTAAGGAGTTACTTGGTAAGATCTGGCTAGAAATTTCGAATCCTCGTATTATAGCTTACAACGAGTCTTCCTTAAGTGGCATAATCTCGACTAACACATTGGGATATAAGGTAGTTATCGCTTCTTTGCCTCTCATCAAGACAATTGGAAATGAGGAGGTTATCTTGGTACCTTTTAAAACAACCGGAAGTTTAAAAAAGGCAAGAAGCCTCATAGAATCTAGATGATGATGCCGTCCCAGACTGCTAGGTGATGTTCCCTGCGACGATCTGATAAATTATGACACTTTTATTAGCCTCTAGGCGTCGTATAAATTGATGAAATATGGCATTTGGACCAGCCGCAATGGGATACGATAGGGCTATAACAATCTTTTCTCCAGACGGTTCACTCTACCAGGTGGACTATGCCTTTGAGGCAGTAAAGAAGGGATGGACCACTTTGGGAGTTAGAACAAGGAACGCAGTT belongs to Metallosphaera tengchongensis and includes:
- a CDS encoding redox-regulated ATPase YchF translates to MITVGLIGKTNVGKSTFFASATMLDVEIANRPFVTIEPNVGIAYAKKKCVHTELKVVCNPKNSICVEDYRFIPIKLVDVAGLIPGAHEGRGLGNKFLDDLRKADVLIHVIDASGSTNEEGVAIQPGSRDPEADIEFVTKEIDEWFFSILKKDWEKFARTTDLSGKDIIESLLTKVSGLSVNRKHLIKALKASGLENVKLLQWGEEGLRKFSSKLREVSKPIIIAANKADVTIARENIKRLQSKYPFVVPVSAESELALRKAAKAGIIKYIPGDGNFKLTGNLDERKAKALEYIKTNVLEIYGNTGVQQAINEAVFGALNLISVYPVEDEKKFTNKDGDVLPDVLLLEMGSTAKDLAYSIHTDLGKGFLYAVDARRKTRLGEDYVLQDGDVIKIVSSLARA
- a CDS encoding 50S ribosomal protein L15e, whose translation is MVASAYSFMSKTWSSDGWNNVMKKRLVLWRSQNTVTRIDKPTRIDRARSLGYKAKQGIVVVRVKVEKGGMEKQRPNSGRRPKRMGVYGFSPAKSLQFIAEEKAAKKYPNLEVLGSYYVAEDGLYKYYEIILVDPNHPVIASDPTLKWVRNPANNGRVFRGLTSSGRRSRGLLRSRGLKGTPHQKIVKKLKEREQKKRHEASRYYRLANYDRVPGK
- a CDS encoding RNA-binding domain-containing protein; the encoded protein is MRINKISASVFCYSTEDEARVRDALLLLFNNVIQDNEILRIKVEGHYGDPIITLKADLEGKRATDATSYLLSKLDTADIVYLLSTITSRSQGNRIYIRVDKQALISQRKVLLKDGEDVIKIVLSLKDNIKEFMEVLKQLASGNMSV
- a CDS encoding Rpp14/Pop5 family protein, which codes for MEQMYIDLGFLVWLTLLSVIIFYRTRNSRIPIISYKEKKIRKNKKRYVVFRILTSSKSIDPSQIEFAVRNAVKELLGKIWLEISNPRIIAYNESSLSGIISTNTLGYKVVIASLPLIKTIGNEEVILVPFKTTGSLKKARSLIESR